One Pongo pygmaeus isolate AG05252 chromosome 10, NHGRI_mPonPyg2-v2.0_pri, whole genome shotgun sequence genomic window carries:
- the SMCO3 gene encoding single-pass membrane and coiled-coil domain-containing protein 3, whose protein sequence is MAQSDFLYPENPKRRQEVNRLHQQLLDCLSDSFNVTNKLTEVLNMHLGCRLASIEMKRDGTIKENCDIIIQAIMKIQKELQKVDEALKDKLEPTLYRKLQDIKEKETEKIAIVQKVISVILGEATTAASAVAVKLVGSNVTTGIINKLVTVLAQIGASLLGSIGVAVLGLGIDMIVRAILGAVEKTQLQAAIKSYEKHLVEFKSASEKYNHAITEVTNTVKHQMK, encoded by the coding sequence ATGGCCCAAAGTGACTTCCTTTACCCAGAGAACCCAAAAAGGCGGCAAGAAGTAAATCGTCTTCACCAGCAGCTCCTTGATTGCTTATCTGACAGCTTCAATGTCACCAATAAGCTGACTGAGGTTCTAAATATGCACTTGGGGTGCAGGCTGGCCTCCATTGAGATGAAAAGAGATGGGACCATCAAAGAAAACTGTGATATCATCATCCAAGCCATTATGAAAATCCAAAAGGAATTGCAAAAGGTTGATGAAGCACTAAAAGATAAGCTAGAGCCAACCCTCTATAGAAAACTTCAGGATattaaggaaaaggaaacagagaaaattgCAATAGTGCAAAAGGTTATTTCGGTCATCCTGGGAGAAGCTACAACTGCAGCCAGTGCAGTCGCTGTTAAACTTGTGGGCTCAAATGTCACAACTGGCATAATTAACAAGTTGGTCACTGTGTTAGCTCAAATTGGTGCTTCTCTCCTTGGTAGTATTGGAGTTGCTGTTCTTGGCCTTGGCATAGATATGATTGTCCGTGCCATCCTGGGAGCAGTGGAAAAAACACAGCTTCAAGCAGCCATCAAAAGTTATGAGAAGCATCTGGTGGAGTTCAAATCAGCCTCAGAAAAATATAATCATGCCATTACTGAGGTCACCAATACAGTGAAACACCAAATGAAATGA
- the C10H12orf60 gene encoding uncharacterized protein C12orf60 homolog isoform X1, producing the protein MKKRSAFSVSWNYCWNFFVGEMSSESEKDKERLIQAAKMFFFHVQDLASVTNTLTELFNRSMNTQILLMAVKNNSNIKDFFEQMLKIFKEMQSVVDARHDKIQKESLCSKVAMAMCSVVQKSTNVEELHQSAKEVFKSAYTPVIISVLNSSNILGRLESSLLHLMKFPIMNLQLSDFYTEDTKEQSDVTTSERSRSPGSSKTTMIDTLKKLQDVLKTEDSRNPTKSAADLLEQIVKAMGPILEILQKAIKTMEMNISVFKKASDK; encoded by the exons ATGAAGAAGCGTTCTGCGTTTTCTGTCTCTTGGAATTAC TGCTGGAACTTCTTTGTTGGAGAAATGTCTTCAGAGTCAGAAAAGGATAAAGAGAGACTGATTCAAGCTGCCAAAATGTTCTTCTTTCATGTACAAGATCTTGCTTCTGTCACAAACACCCTGACTGAATTGTTTAACCGCAGTATGAATACTCAAATCCTTTTGATGGCTGTGAAAAACAATAGTAACATTAAGGATTTTTTTGAGCAAATGCTCAAAATTTTTAAGGAGATGCAATCTGTAGTGGATGCAAGACATGACAAAATTCAAAAGGAGTCTTTATGTTCCAAGGTTGCAATGGCCATGTGCTCTGTGGTTCAGAAGAGTACCAATGTAGAGGAGTTGCATCAGTCAGCTAAAGAAGTATTCAAAAGTGCCTATACACCAGTCATCATCTCTGTGCTAAACAGCAGTAACATCCTTGGGAGACTGGAATCTTCTCTTTTACACTTGATGAAATTCCCCATCATGAATCTTCAATTAAGTGACTTCTATACAGAAGACACCAAAGAGCAATCAGATGTCACCACATCTGAGAGAAGCAGGAGTCCAGGTTCTTCCAAAACCACTATGATAGACACCTTGAAAAAACTGCAGGATGTACTAAAAACTGAGGATTCCAGAAATCCCACAAAGTCAGCAGCAGATTTGTTGGAACAAATTGTCAAGGCTATGGGACCAATCTTAGAGATTCTCCAAAAAGCCATAAAGACTATGGAAATGAATATTTCTGTGTTTAAGAAAGCCAGTGACAAGTAG
- the C10H12orf60 gene encoding uncharacterized protein C12orf60 homolog isoform X2, producing MSSESEKDKERLIQAAKMFFFHVQDLASVTNTLTELFNRSMNTQILLMAVKNNSNIKDFFEQMLKIFKEMQSVVDARHDKIQKESLCSKVAMAMCSVVQKSTNVEELHQSAKEVFKSAYTPVIISVLNSSNILGRLESSLLHLMKFPIMNLQLSDFYTEDTKEQSDVTTSERSRSPGSSKTTMIDTLKKLQDVLKTEDSRNPTKSAADLLEQIVKAMGPILEILQKAIKTMEMNISVFKKASDK from the coding sequence ATGTCTTCAGAGTCAGAAAAGGATAAAGAGAGACTGATTCAAGCTGCCAAAATGTTCTTCTTTCATGTACAAGATCTTGCTTCTGTCACAAACACCCTGACTGAATTGTTTAACCGCAGTATGAATACTCAAATCCTTTTGATGGCTGTGAAAAACAATAGTAACATTAAGGATTTTTTTGAGCAAATGCTCAAAATTTTTAAGGAGATGCAATCTGTAGTGGATGCAAGACATGACAAAATTCAAAAGGAGTCTTTATGTTCCAAGGTTGCAATGGCCATGTGCTCTGTGGTTCAGAAGAGTACCAATGTAGAGGAGTTGCATCAGTCAGCTAAAGAAGTATTCAAAAGTGCCTATACACCAGTCATCATCTCTGTGCTAAACAGCAGTAACATCCTTGGGAGACTGGAATCTTCTCTTTTACACTTGATGAAATTCCCCATCATGAATCTTCAATTAAGTGACTTCTATACAGAAGACACCAAAGAGCAATCAGATGTCACCACATCTGAGAGAAGCAGGAGTCCAGGTTCTTCCAAAACCACTATGATAGACACCTTGAAAAAACTGCAGGATGTACTAAAAACTGAGGATTCCAGAAATCCCACAAAGTCAGCAGCAGATTTGTTGGAACAAATTGTCAAGGCTATGGGACCAATCTTAGAGATTCTCCAAAAAGCCATAAAGACTATGGAAATGAATATTTCTGTGTTTAAGAAAGCCAGTGACAAGTAG